The following proteins come from a genomic window of Oxyura jamaicensis isolate SHBP4307 breed ruddy duck chromosome 12, BPBGC_Ojam_1.0, whole genome shotgun sequence:
- the LOC118173506 gene encoding urocortin-3-like, protein MAALCRGVLLPVLLLPWVSTGQGLSLPWDPAVPDAPARFPWDGGEPAAWESMGTKGLLRGLPKRSDHNSVEGSEPDQATLLLEESVRKAFPWLASPGAGGHAPVKKSSTAKKVSLSLDVPTHILKILLDLAREKELQAKAAANAELMARIGRR, encoded by the exons ATG GCTGCGCTGTGCcgcggggtgctgctgcccgtcctgctgctgccctgggtgaGCAccgggcaggggctgagcctcCCGTGGGACCCGGCGGTGCCCGACGCACCCGCACGCTTCCCCTGGGACGGGGGCGAGCCGGCCGCCTGGGAAAGCATGGGCACCAAGGGGCTGCTGCGGGGTCTCCCCAAAAGAAGCGACCACAACTCCGTGGAAGGCTCCGAGCCGGACCAAgccaccctgctgctggaggagtcCGTGAGAAAAGCCTTCCCCTGGCtggccagccccggggctggcgggCACGCGCCGGTGAAAAAGAGCAGCACGGCGAAaaaggtgtccctgtccctcgACGTCCCCACGCACATCCTGAAAATCCTGCTCGACCTGGCCAGGGAGAAGGAGCTGCAAGCCAAGGCGGCCGCCAACGCCGAGCTGATGGCACGCATCGGGCGCAGGTGA
- the COPG1 gene encoding coatomer subunit gamma-1, whose product MLKKFDKKDEESGGGSNPFQHLEKSAVLQEARVFNETPINPRKCAHILTKILYLINQGEHLGVMEATESFFAMTKLFQSNDPTLRRMCYLTIKEMSSIAEDVIIVTSSLTKDMTGKDDNYRGPAVRALCQITDSTMLQAIERYMKQAIVDKVPSVSSSALVSSLHLLKTSYDVVKRWVNEAQEAASSDNIMVQYHALGLLYHVRKNDRLAVNKMLSKFTRHGLKSPFAYCMMIRVASKLLEEEAGSRDSPLFDFIESCLRNKHEMVVYEAASAIVNLPNCTAKELAPAVSVLQLFCSSPKAALRYAAVRTLNKVAMKHPSAVTACNLDLENLVTDSNRSIATLAITTLLKTGSESSIDRLMKQISSFMSEISDEFKVVVVQAINALCQKYPRKHAVLMNFLFTMLREEGGFEYKRAIVDCIISIIEENSESKETGLSHLCEFIEDCEFTVLATRILHLLGQEGPKTNNPSKYIRFIYNRVVLEHEEVRAGAVSALAKFGAQNEEMLPSILVLLKRCVMDDDNEVRDRATFYLNVLEQKQKALNAGYILNGLTVSIPGLERALHQYTLEPSEKPFDLKSVPLATAPIVEQRAENVPVAVVKQPEKVAATRQEIFQEQLGAIPEFRGLGPLFKSSPEPVALTELETEYVVRCTKHTFVSHMVFQFDCTNTLNDQILENVTVQMEPTEGYEVIGYVPAKSLVYNQPGTCYTLVALSEEDPTAVACTFSCMMKFTVKDCDPNTGEADDEGYEDEYVLEDLEVTVADHIQRVLKPNFGAAWDEVGDEFEKEETFTLSAIKTLEEAVSNIVKFLGMQPCERSDKVPDNKNSHTLYLAGVFRGGHDLLVRSRLVLTDTVTMQVTARSGEELPVDVIMASVG is encoded by the exons ATGCTGAAGAAGTTCGACAAGAAGGACGAGGAGTCGG GTGGGGGTTCCAACCCGTTCCAGCACCTGGAGAAGAGTGCAGTCTTGCAAGAG GCACGGGTGTTTAATGAGACTCCCATAAACCCACGAAAATGTGCTCACATCCTCACCAAGATTCTGTATCTCATAAACCAG GGGGAGCACCTTGGTGTCATGGAAGCCACCGAATCCTTCTTTGCCATGACGAAGCTGTTTCAGTCCAACGAT CCAACTCTTCGCAGGATGTGTTACCTGACTATCAAAGAGATGTCTTCTATTGCAGAAGATGTGATCATTGTTACTAGCAG CTTAACCAAAGACATGACCGGGAAGGACGACAATTATCGAGGTCCTGCAGTGAGAGCGCTCTGTCAAATCACCGAT agTACCATGTTGCAGGCCATCGAGCGTTACATGAAGCAGGCGATTGTTGACAAAGTGCCAAGTGtatccagctctgctctggtgtcCTCCTTG CACCTGCTGAAGACCAGTTACGACGTGGTAAAACGCTGGGTGAACGAGGCTCAGGAGGCAGCTTCCAGTGACAACATCATGGTGCAG TATCATGCTCTGGGCTTGCTCTACCACGTGCGGAAGAATGATCGCCTGGCAGTCAACAAGATGCTCAGCAAGTTCACCCGCCATGGCCTCAAGTCGCCATTTGCCTACTGCATGATGATTCGAGTAGCCAgcaagctgctggaggaggaggctggcag CCGGGATAGCCCCCTGTTCGACTTCATCGAGAGCTGCCTAAGAAACAAGCATGAGATGGTGGTCTACGAAGCTGCTTCTGCCATCGTTAACCTGCCCAACTGCACTGCCAAGGAGCTGGCACCGGCTGTCTCAG ttttgcagctgttttgcaGCTCCCCGAAGGCAGCACTGAGATATGCAGCCGTCCGTACCCTCAACAAG gTGGCCATGAAACACCCATCTGCTGTGACTGCCTGTAACCTAGACCTGGAGAACCTCGTGACAGACTCCAACCGCAGCATAGCCACCCTGGCCATCACCACGCTGCTGAAAACCGGCAGTGAGAGCAGCATTGACCGGCTCATGAAGCAGATCTCCTCTTTCATGTCGGAAATCTCAGATGAGTTCAAa GTTGTAGTAGTGCAGGCCATCAACGCGCTGTGTCAGAAGTACCCTCGCAAACACGCTGTCCTCATGAACTTTCTTTTCACTATGCTTCGGGAAGAG GGCGGCTTTGAGTACAAGCGAGCCATTGTGGACTGCATCATCAGCATTATTGAGGAGAACTCGGAGAGCAAAGAGACAGGCCTGTCTCACCTCTGTGAATTCATTGAGGACTGCGAATTCACCGTGCTGGCTACTCGTATCCTCCACCTCTTGGGCCAGGAAGGGCCCAAAACCAATAACCCCTCCAAATACATTCGCTTCATCTACAACAGGGTTGTCCTGGAGCATGAAGAAGTCCGGGCAG GTGCTGTAAGTGCCCTAGCCAAATTTGGAGCCCAGAACGAGGAGATGTTACCCAGTATCTTGGTGTTACTGAAAAG gTGTGTGATGGATGATGACAATGAAGTGAGAGACAGAGCCACGTTCTACCTGAACGTTCTggagcaaaagcagaaagcccTCAATGCTGGCTACATCCTGAACG GTTTAACAGTGTCCATCCCTGGCCTGGAGAGGGCTCTGCATCAGTACACCCTGGAGCCCTCTGAAAAACCCTTTGATTTGAAGTCCGTTCCTTTGGCAACAGCTCCTATTGTTGAGCAAAGAGCAG aaaATGTCCCTGTTGCTGTAGTCAAACAGCCAGAGAAGGTGGCAGCAACACGGCAAGAAATATTCCAAG AGCAACTGGGGGCAATCCCAGAGTTTCGGGGACTGGGCCCGCTCTTCAAGTCTTCTCCAGAGCCTGTTGCCCTGACGGAGCTGGAGACAGAGTACGTGGTTCGTTGCACCAAGCACACGTTTGTCAGCCACATGGTGTTCCAG TTTGACTGCACGAACACCCTGAACGATCAGATCCTGGAGAATGTCACGGTGCAGATGGAGCCAACAGAGGGCTATGAGGTCATTGGCTACGTCCCTGCCAAAAGCCTGGTGTACAACCAGCCGGGTACCTGCTACACGCTGGTGGCACTGTCTGAAGAGGATCCGACAGCAG TGGCCTGTACGTTCAGCTGCATGATGAAGTTCACTGTCAAAGACTGCGATCCCAACACGGGTGAGGCGGACGACGAGGGTTACGAGGATGAGTATGTG CTTGAGGACCTCGAGGTAACAGTGGCCGATCACATCCAGCGAGTTCTGAAGCCAAACTTTGGAGCAGCGTGGGATGAAGTGGGTGATGAGTTTGAAAAGGAGGAAACCTTCACTTTATCTGCTATTAAAACCCTTGAAG AGGCGGTTAGTAATATTGTGAAGTTCCTGGGGATGCAGCCCTGTGAGCGATCGGATAAGGTGCCAGATAACAAGAACTCCCACACGTTGTACCTGGCAG GCGTGTTTCGGGGTGGCCATGACCTCCTGGTACGCTCTCGTCTCGTCCTGACCGACACCGTGACAATGCAGGTCACTGCCCGCAGCGGAGAGGAGCTCCCTGTGGATGTGATCATGGCCTCTGTTGGATAA